The genomic stretch CCGTCTGCTGTCAGTTGTGGTGGTGTTTTTCAGAGCATCATAATCAACAAATTTACTTGACAGGGGCTCATGGTCTAGCAGCTATGACGTCGCTCTCACTAAGCGGAGATCGGGAGTGCAAGTCTCCCTGGGCCCATCATTGTTTTTTAAATTAGAAGATTAGGAATTAATTGTCTCAAGAATTTTGTCTTTTTTATTAAGTAAAAAAGGATATCTCTCGGCATACAGATTAATATTCGCCTGTACTACTTTTTCATAAATATTATGATCGCCAACCCCAAGATAATTTATTTCAGTTCTCAATTCTTTTATTAAATTTTTAAATATTTTTTTTTGAGAAGGACTTAATTCCTTATCATTCGAATCATAAACTATAAAACTAATCGCCCTTATAGCATCTGCAATAATAGCGGCATTCTCGTCATATAGTTCTTTTTCTTTTCCGCAATCAACTATATCCTTTAATGGTTTGATTAAAGAGATGTTATGAATTTTCTCCTTTTCTTCAAGCGCCATTAAAATCCTCTCTAACCCGAAAGCAGCTGCTATGACTTCATTTTTTGTCAAACTGATATTGTTTTGCCCATTAAAAATATATTTATAATTTAATTGAGAAGCAATTTCAACATATCTTCCATCAACCATTTTATAATAGATTTCAAAACCCGGTCCGCCAGCACAATTTGGTATTCTTGCAATGAAAAGATTTCGCCTTCCTTTTGTTGGGATTACCTGAGCTTCTCCTAGTAGATTTTTCCAAACATTGGCTATTTTTCTAGTCTCCTGCGAAGTGATGTGGACGTCATCAATTTTGCAGTCTTCCAGATAAGTAACTAAGAGTTTATCTTTTTTAAGTCCAAGGACATTCGTTATTAATTCATAAATTTCTTGCGTATTCTTTTCAAAATTGAGCATATCGGGATTTCCAACCTGTGTAAATTCCATCATTTCAAAGAAGCTTAAATGCCTGTTGCTAATGCCTATTTTTGAAGAATCTGTCTCGCGCAAACAGCGTTCTGCAAGTGAAAAAGTAATTGGCGGTCTAGGGCATTCATCGCGCAGTATAGGATCGACTATATGATGGCCTGCACTGGGGTTAAATTTTCCATAACCGCCTCTGGCGTAAAGCAGGCCTACAGATTTTTCTAAAGGATAACCTGACTTTTCTGCAAAGTCAATTACATTTTTGATAATGTTTTTACTATTCATAAGTTATAAAATATTATGCACTTTATTAAATTTATTTGTTGCTTTTCTACAAACAAATAGAAAAATTTAAATAAGGAGCGGTTTTAGATGCCAAAATGGAAGAAATATTCAAGGAATTAGGACTTTCTGATAAGGAAATAAAAGCTTATTTGAAACTCTTAGAGCTTGGGCAAGCGACAACACAGAGGCTTTCAGAGGTTACAGCAATCAACAGAATAACACTTTATGATATTCTAAGATATCTGATAGAAAAAGGTTTTGTTGGTTATACAATCATTGATAAGGTCAAATATTTTTATGCAACACCGCCAAGAAATGTGCTAAATATGCTTAAAGAAAAAGAAAGAAAATTTGTTTCTATTCTACCTGAACTAGAGTCAAAGATGGAAATTATAGGCAAAAGACCAACTTTTCAATTATTCGAAGGAAAGGAAGGCATAAATACAGTAAATGAAGATGTCCTTAGAGAAAAAAACGAGATCCTTGCCTATGGTTCTTCCCAAATCATAAATAAAATCATAAAATATCAGGCAATAGATTTCATGAAAAAAAGGATAAAAAATAAAATTAAATGGAAAGGAATAAGTGATTCTGGTTTTAAAGAGCATATTTTTTTTGAAAAACCAGAGTATAAAAAAATAACTGTATTAAAAGTTGACGATTCATTTAAAAATATTGGAACATGGAATTACATTTACAACAATAAAATTGCAATTTTATCATTTAATAAAGAAAATTTTGTTGGAATTATAATCGAGGATGAAACTATAAATAAAACAGCAAAGTTAATTTTTGAAAAACTGTGGAAGCAAGCTAAAAAATCTTAATTATAGAATGATCCAAAAAACAAGCTTTTATTCATGGAAAACAGGCAATCTGGCAAAAGGCTGCAGGCTTTGCGTAGAAGGATCTAAATTAGTTTTATTTGCAACTGGGCTTTGCCCCAGAAGCTGCTTTTACTGCCCTTTATCAGAGCAGAAAAAGAACAAAGATGTTGTTTATGCAGATGAGTGGAAGATCGAAAAAGACAGAGACATAATTGCAGAAGCAAAATCAATAAGCGCAAAAGGAGCTTCTTTGACTGGAGGCGATCCGTTCATAGTTTTAAACAGAAGCATTAAATACATTAAATTATTAAAAAAAGCCTTTGGAAAGAAATTTCATATACATCTTTACACACTTCCTGAATTATTAACGCTCAATAAATTAAAAAAATTCTATAATGCGGGTTTGGACGAGATAAGGCTGCATCCTGATATTTTCAACAGGAAGAATTGGAATAAAATAGATTTAGTCAAGAAATTTAAATGGCAGATTGGAGTTGAAATTCCAGTCATTCCCGGTCACAAAAAGAAAATCATGGAACTGATTGATTATTTTGCGGATAAAATCAATTTTTTAAATCTAAATGAACTGGAAATATCAGACACAAATGCAGACAAATTATTGAAAATGGGCTTTAGGTGCAAAGACGAAGTTTCTTATGGAATAAAAGGAAGCGAAGAGCTGGCTTTTGAATTATTAAAACACATCAGTAAAAAACATCCAAAGCCGAATGTCCATTACTGCACTGCAACTTTAAAGGACAAAGTTCAGTTGGCAAACAGGATAAAAAGAAGGGCAAAAAACACTGCAAAAGCTTATGACATTGTCAGTGAAGAAGGCATGCTGATCAGGGGCGCTGTTTATTTGCCTGATTTAAAGCCAGGATTTAGTTATAGAAAAAGATTGGAAAATATTTTAAAAAATAAAAAAATTAAAAATAAGCTTATAAAGAAATTAAACACAATAAAAAATAATTTAAAAAAAGACTTTAAAATAAAAAACAGCTTAATAGATATTGACGAGCAGAAATTAAGGATATTGGCATCAATGAAAATAATTGATAAAATAAAAAATAAAATAATATTGAAAGGCCTCTGCCCGGCAATTGTTGAAGAATATCCTACATGGGATCAGACTGAAATAGATATCGAGTTTTTGCGCAATAAAGCAAAAACTATTTAAATTATAAGAATAAAGAAACAGCATGATCATCACAATCAACACGAAAGACGACTCGCACGAGGATATAAGGAAAGTGATAAGGATGCTGCAGCATCTTTTAGGAGAGCATGAAACATTCACGAACAGGAATATATTTGATTCTCCCTCTCCAAGTTTGGATCCGCATCAGCCAACAAGCGCTTTTGGAGCAATGTTTGGCAGTGAAAACACAGCATTAACTGATTCATCCGCAGCTGAAATCAAAGAAAAAAAAGACGATGAAGAAACTCCTGAGGTAATCGTTTATGACTATTGAGCAGGAAGAGCCGGAGTATTTTTCAGCAAAAGACCTTGTGAGGTCGTTTTTTGGCTCTTTATTTTTCGGATTTGCATTCATCTTCAGCAAGGCATTGATTGATTTAAGCGCAACATTGGATAAGATTCATATCGTCCTGATTCTGCTTTCGACTTTTCTGCTCCTCACATTTGAGATATACTTCATCGGTTACCAGAGGGTAAGCGACAGGAAAAGAAGGCCGTTCTGGGAGTTCTGGCTCAAAAGATTCGCAACATTCTACGTAATAACTGTCTTGGTTTCGCTCTATCTTGTTTATATTTACAATTTTCAGGTTTATCTGACAACATACATGGAAATAATAAAGCTCGTAGTTGCAGTTTCACTGCCCTGCGCAACAGGCGCTGCAATCGCAGACTTATTGAAAAAATACTAAGGTTTTTATATCGAGCTTTTTTCTTTGTCTTTTATGGAAAAATACAAATTTTTTGAGCACACAGCAGATGCAAAATTCCAGGCATACGGCAAAACTCTTGAAGAAGCATTCTCGAATGCAGCCTTAGCCATGTTTTCTGTGATGACAGACATCAAAAAAATAAAGCCAAAGATAAAAAAAGAAATAAGTGTTGAAGGAATAGACCAAAAGCAGCTTCTTTATAATTTTCTGGAAGAATTCTTGTTTTTAATGGATACAGAATTTTTGCTGTTAAGCAATGTTGAAAAGATAAAGATAAACGCCAATAAATTAACTGCAACAGCCTTTTTTGACAAAGCAGAAAACTACGAAACCCATGGTGATGTAAAAGCAGTTACATACCAGGAAATGGAGATAAATCAGGAAAAAGACAAGGTCATGGTGCAGGTTGTTGTGGACATATAATCTTAGCAAACTATTTAAACTGATTAAATTTACCCTTCTTTATGGAGCTAAAAAAAATAAACGAATTTACGTGGCAGATACCGAAAACAGGCAACATGAAGGTTCCTGCAATAATCTATGCTTCAGAGAAGCTGATAGAGAAGATAAAGCAGGACTTGACATTAAAGCAGTCGGAGAATGTTGCAGCATTGAAAGGGATCCAGACAGCATCATATACAATGCCAGATGCTCATCAAGGATATGGGTTTCCTATCGGTGGTGTTGCTGCGTTCGACATGGATGAAGGCATTATAAGCCCTGGCGGTGTTGGTTATGATATTAATTGTTTAACGGAAGATGCAAGAATATTGACTGAGCAAGGATATTTCAAAGAAATAAGAGAGTTCGAACATGATTTTATAGAAGTTGAGAACCTTAATTCAAAATATGCCTTGAAATCAAAAATGTGCCAATTAAAGGTAATTTCATTTGACTCTTCCCAAAATTGTTTTTCTTCCAAACAAGTTAATTATTTTATGAAGAAAAAACATTTTGGTTCAATTGTCAACATCAAAACTAAATTAGGATATGCCATTCAGTTAACAGAAGAACACCCGATATTATCAAAGTCAGGTATGATTGAATCTAAACTATTAAATCAAGGAGAACAAATAGCAATAAATCCTTTTGAAGGGGTTGAGTTTGAAAAGACTAAAGAGGATTTTATTTTAGCCACAGAAAATGAATTTGAAAAAAAACAGAGAGAAGAACTAATAAAAAGGGAGATTTTACCATTAAGATTAACTAATAGTAAGCTTCCAATCATAACAAAATTGTTCGGATATTTGCTAGGAGATGGAAGTATCTATATAAGCAATGGCAAGGGAAGGATATGCGCATTTGGTCAGAAAGAAGATCTTTTGGAAGTAAAAAGCGATTTTGAAAAACTTGGATTTTCTGCAAGGATTTATGGTAGAACAAGAGAACACACTATTGAAACTCAATATGGGAAAAAAATATTTTCAGCTAAAAATTATGAATTGCATGTATCTTCTATAGCATTAACCAATTTATTCTTTAAATTGGGGTACCCTAAAGGAATAAAAACTTCAACTAAATTTTTAATACCTAGCTGGATAGTAGGGAGCCCTAAATGGATGAAGCGATTGTTTATATCAGCCCTATTTGGAGCAGAGTTATCTAGCCCAAGAACCCATACAAAAACAGGTTTCGATTGCCCTGTCCTATCAATAAATAAAATAGAAAATCGAGTAGAAAATGGAAGAGAATTTTGCATCCAATTGATGAATTTGCTTGAAGAATTTGAAGTAAAAACAGATAAAATAATTGAAAGAAAAGAATATAAAAACAAACAAGGAGTGACCTACAGGATAAGACTTCAAATTTCTTCAGAAGAAGATAATCTGATTAAGCTTTGGTCAAAGATTGGTTTTTCCTATAATCGAAAGAGAGATATTCTGTCCAAAATAGCAATACTGTACATTAAAGAAAAAAAGAACCTTGCTGGAATACGATCAGAAATTGCTGTCAAGGTAAAAGATTTTAAGAAGAAAGGGTTAAAGCTCAAAGAAGTCCAAAATTTATTAAAAAATGAATATGTGAATGATCGCTTTATAGAACGACATTATTACGAAAACGCAGGACAGAGAATTTCTTTAAATTTCATATCCTTCGAAGAATTCAAAAGATTGAAATTAAATGAATTTGAAAAATATGGCTTATTTTTTGATTTTGTCATTTCTGTTTCAAAAGTACCATATGAAGGAGATGTGTACGATCTAAATATAGATAAAACACATAATTTTGTAGCAAATAATATCATAGTTTCGAATTGCGGCGTCAGACTATTAGCAACAGACTGGGCTGAAAAAGACATTGCTGCAAAAAGAAAAGAATTGCTTAATGAGATCTTCAAAGAAGTCCCTGCAGGAGTTGGAAAGTCAGGAATCACAAAATTAAGCAAAGATATTTTGATGGAAATTCTGAAGAAAGGCGCAAGATGGGCTTTAGAGCAGGGTTATGGGACAAAAGAAGATCTGGAAAGAACAGAAGAAAACGGCTGCATGAAGGCTGCTGATCCAGGCACAGTTTCTCAAAGAGCTTTAGAAAGGGGAATGCCGCAGTTGGGAACATTAGGAAGCGGAAATCATTTTCTGGAAATACAGAAAGTTGATCAAATCTATGACATAGAAACTGCAAAAGATTTTGGAATAACTGAAAAAGGCCAGATAACTGTTATGATACACTGCGGATCCAGAGGATTGGGGCATCAGGTTGCTTCTGATTATATCAAGGAAATGGAAGAAAAGCACGGGATAAAAGATCTGCCGGACAGGGAACTAGTTAATGCTCCTATTAATTCAGAAACAGGCCAGAGATACTATAAGGCAATGTGCTGCGCAATAAATTATGCTTTTGCAAACAGGCAGATGATAGAGCACTGGACAAGGGATGTTTTCAATAGAATAATGGGCAGCTCAGATGGGATGAAGCAAGTTTATGATGTCTGCCACAATCTTGCTAAATTTGAAAGGCACAATGTTGATGGAAAGCAGAAATTAGTCTGCGTTCACAGAAAAGGCGCAACCAGAAGCTTTGGTCCAGGAAGAGAGGAGATTCCTGATGTTTACAGAAGCATTGGACAGCCGGTGATAATCCCTGGATCAATGGGAACTGCTTCGTATTTATTGGTTGGAACGAAAAAAGCAGAGGAGATCTCCTGGGGATCAACAGCCCACGGCGCAGGAAGAGTTGCATCAAGGAGTGAAGGATTAAGAACATTAAGAGGAGAGCAGGTTGCGCATGATCTTGAAAAGAAAGGCATAGAAGTCAAGGCAACATCATGGAAAGGGATCGCAGAAGAAGCTCCCCAGATGTACAAGGACATTGATGAAGTTGTCAGAGTTTCTCATGCGCTTGGGATCGGGAATATGGTCGTAAGATTAGTGCCGTTGGCAGTGATGAAAGGCTAGAGCTGCTTCGCTTTAACATTTTTTCTATAAATGAAGACAATAGAAACCAGATATCCGAAGTAAGAAATAATTTCTAACAACGAAGGATCTCCATTATATCCGAACAGTGATTTCAAAATACTCCCAAAATTGCCATTCTCGTTTATGATGTTGTTCGTATTCCAAACATGTTCAATTGTAATGGGCAACAAGCTTGCTTCTTGAAACTCATGAACGCCATGCGCAATAAGACCGGCTGCAAATAATGTAAGCAGAATGCTCGTTATATTGAAAAATAACTTCAAATTGATCCGTTTTATGCTGAAGAAAAACAAATAACCCAAAATTAATGCGCTGACAATTCCGATTAAGGCCCCTATGAGATTGTTCTCTTTACTGACAAAATTAGCTGCTCCGAGAAAAATAACAGTTTCAACACCCTCTCTTAATACTGCAACCAGGCTAAGAAAGAACAATCCAAGCTCATGCTCCATCTCCACCTTTTTGGATACTTTCTCTCTTATCTCCTTAACATGGCTCTTTTTCATCATCCAAAATATCATATAAGTCAGTAGAATCGCAGCTGCAAACATTGATATGCCTTCAAATATCTGCTCAGCTTTGCCTTCAAATTCCCCAATAAAAAACTTAAAAATAAATGCAGTTATAACGCTTAAAACCAAACCAGAAATCACCCCAAACCATACAAATTTAGCATAGTCTTTCCTTTTTATTTCATAAAGATATGCGAGAATTATTCCTATAACCAATACTACTTCTAAAGTTTCCCTGAATGTTATTATTGCGCTGGTTAGCATTGGATTCGCACCTTTATTGGCTTCCCATGGGGGCAATAAGCTGGGTTTTTCATAATTAAGCTCATCTTTTTAACAGCCAAGTCAGATAATGCATGCTCTATCTTGTTTGCTTCATTATGCACCTGGCTTAATTTTAAGCCCAGTATCTTGCTTAAAAATAATTCAATAATCCTGTGTTTGTATGTTAATTGCCTGCCTTCAATCAATCCTTTTTTTGTTAGCTTTAAAGGCCCGTATGGCTTTACAGAGATTAATTTATATTTTGACAGCTTGCTTAACATCTCAGAAACACTGGCTTTTGATATATTCAGGTATTTTGCCAGATCAATGGATCTGACCTCTCCTTTAGACTCCTCGCTAAGATGGTATGCTGCCCTGATATAATCTTCTTTTGAAAAGTTCATAAAGTTAGGTATGCCTAACTCATATATAAATGTTGCGGTTTAAGCATGCTTTATTTTGGCATATGAAGCTGCCAGGCTTTCACATCAGTCAGGGATATAGTTGTCAGATTAGTGCCGTTGGCAGTGATGAAAGGGTAGAGAAGCCATGATTTGCTTAACTATTGGTAAAATCTATTTTTGTACAGATCTTTAAGTAAAATTTATATATCCTATTATATATCGGTTATGTATGCATGATGCAATCCGTAAACACACACAAAATATTAAGAAATTTCATGACAATAAAATACGCAGATATTATAAGTTCATACCCCTAATTGGGTTGATATTGTTATTAATGTTATTCTCATCTCAAAAAAATCAACCTGACTCCACACCTATAGTAAAGCAAAGCTTCGTTGAAAGATTATCTGATTCGTGGTATGATGTTTCAAACTCATTCAAATTTGATGGATTAATTGATGTTTTAATAACAACAATACTTTTAATAACTATATGGACTGGGTATAAGTATTGGCTTCTTAGATTAAGATACATACGAAATAACGCTAACCTGCTACAGAATATAATTATTGTAATTATGCTTTTCATTTTTGTTGACAGGCACATTAAACTTGATTCCTTTTTAGGTCAGTACATAGATTGGATATTATTTTTGATATTCCTTTACATAATCTTAGCTGGAAGCTGGTATCTTGCAAAAACTATTGATAGAATCGACCTGACATCTGATTTATATTGTTGGGGTTTAAGGATAATCGCAACAATAGTCATCTTTATTGGCGTAAATCTATTCTTTTCAAGTGCATTTGTACTAACATTTTCTAATTCTAAACTAGTATTTGATAACATTTATTGGATATTGAGCATATGCTTAATACTTCTAGGAGCATTCATGGGTTTCAGATCTGTCAGAAGGTATCCGATGATTAAGATATGGTAGGTCTGAACAAAACTTTTCTCAGAAAAAATAAGAATTCCTGTTTAGGTGACTACAAAATAGCCTAAATGTAGTCACCTAATACCAAAACATTTAAATATGTAGTCACCTATATTATTCTATGCACGTTGAGAAAAGAAAGGCAGGAAAGCGAATAAAGTATTTTTTGGCGCATTCTTACAGGGAGGGCGCTAAGGTTTACAAATTCAGAAAATATCTGGGGCAGGACATAGATTTGCTGGAGGAAAGGAAAAAAATAGCTGAAAAGCTTATCCTTGAAGAAATACACAAATACAAAATCATAAAAGATCCGCTTCAGGTGGAACTTTCAGAAGAAGAGATAGCTTCAATAAGAAAGCTTGAAGCTCAAATACCCTTAAAAATAAGCCATTTATCAGAAGGAGACTGGAAAGAATTCTCAGAAATATTCACATACAATACCAATGCCATAGAAGGAAGCAGATTAAATCAGGAAGAAGTGAAAGAGCTGCTGGAAAAAGACAAATGGCCCAATAAGTCAAAAGAGGATATTGCAGAAGCATTTGGAGTGGATGAATCAATTTCATATATTCGAAACACAAAAGAGCATATCTCATTAGAGCTCATAAAAAAAATGCATAAGATTGTGTTCAAAAATTCCAAGCCATTTGCCGGAAAACTGAGAAAAAGAGGTGAAGAAGTAGTTGTCATGGGCAGCGGGGGAAATGTTGTCCATGAAGGAGCGCCGCAGGCAAGAATAAATCATCTTCTGCGCGGTTTGGCAGAATGGTATGAAAAGAACAAAAATAGGTATCCTGGATTGATTCTCGGGGCAGTTGTACATAACCAATTTGAGAATATTCATCCGTTCAGGGATGGAAATGGGCGAGTGGGAAGAATCTTGCTAAATAATATCCTCATCAAGCATAATCTGCCCCCGATAAACATAGATTTCAGGAACAGGGCAGAATACTATGCATCTTTGCAGGCATATGAAAAAAACCATGATTTAAAGCCCACAATAGAGCTTTATATGAAAGAATACAATGAATTAAAGAAAAAACTTGGCAACCACAAAACAAAGAAAGCCTAAATAGATGAATCAGCTCTTTTTTATATCTCAATAATCTTCCCTTTCTTCCCGACATTTATGACCCTTGTCTTCCCAACCATTTCTTCTATGCCTTCTGCCTCATGCACATGGGAGCAGAGCAGAATGTCAGGATGGAATTTTTCTATTGCTCTCTTTATTCCTGAGCTGCCTGGAAAGAACTGCGTGAACTTCTCCATTTTTGTTCCTGAAGGATGCACATGTGTAACCATTATCTTCTTGCTTAACTCCTTTATTTTGTCAAAGCCTTTCTTCAGCAGATCATAAATCTCTTTTTCATCCATCTGAAACAATCCAATATTGGCGCCGCCTGCTCCAAAGATTCCTACATTGCCGTATTTCACAGAATAGCCATGAATATTCTTCACTCCATAAACTTCAGCAAGAAAATCCGCTGTTGCAACTGTTTCATGATTTCCTGGAATAAGCAAAACTTTCTCATTCCTTTTTTTAAAAGGACCGATTAAGTTTGTTGTTGACCTGTCTCCCATTGTCAGATCGCCGCAAAGAATAACCAAATCAACATTTTCCCTTTTTGCCTGCTCTGCCAGCTTCTCAGCCAGGCTCATGTCGCCGTGTATATCTCCAGCGGCAAGTATCTTCAGTTTTTTATCAGTTTTCTTTTCCATAATGCAAAATAATAGAACGTAATTTAAAAAACTTCCTATCTTTTTATGACCTTTTCATTGTCAGTCAGATCAATTATTGTTGAAGGCCTGCCTTTTTTCTCTCCTTCATATAGTATGAAATCAATCTTCACCTTTATTTCAGGATCAAGATTATCAAGCGATGTCATGAAATCCTTGCCAATTACATTGGCAGATGTTGTCACAATCGGAGCATTCAGCTCAGCAGCAACCTCACTGAACCAATGGTTTGGAATTCTAATGCCCAGAGTATCAAGATCAGAATTCACATTTGGAGAAACCGCATCCTTTTTTTTCAGTTTTAGAATCAGGGTATATGGTCCGGGCAATTTATTAATCCATTTTTCTGCTTCTTTTGAGACTTCGCAGTTTTCCCTGATCCATTCTTTGGAAGGGGCAATAATTGAAAAAGGCCTTGTATATCGCTGCTTCGCTTCCCTTACTTTTTTTACCGCTCCAAAATGCCTTGCATTGCAGCCGATTCCATAGATTGTGTCAGTAGGATGAATAAATGTAGCGCCATTTAATATCCCCCTCAAAATTGCTTCCTTGTTTATCTTGAATTCATCTTTATTTATGATTTCCATGATTTTCAGGAATGCCTTATGGTTTATAAAGCTTGTTATATGCACTATATACCCTTAGAATTCTATTTTGTCATTGATCTTTGTTTTGCCAATAATGCCGCAAGGTAATTCAACAGCATATTTTGCTCTTTTAACACTATTATAAATAGCAAAGGGCCTAAAGTTTTTTTTCCTCTCAACAACTCTTTTATCTCTATTTAAAAACAGCACATCAATCGGATAAAAAACAAAGAACATATGCAGTGAAATCCTTTTTTCTTCATCAAAAGCAAGGACCAATGCAAAATCCTTTATTTTCTTTGAAAACATTAATCCAATTGCCTTTGAAAACAGACTTTTACAGATTTTATGTTTTTCAGCCAGAATTATTTTTTGCGATACGTTCTTAATTGCCATTTATTTTATTGCTGCTTTTACAAATCCGTAAAATAATGGAGCCGGATCTTCAAGCCTTGATTTAAGTTCAGGATGTGCCTGCGTGGCTATAAAAAACTTGTGTTTTGAAAGCTCTATAAACTCAACTAATCTTCCGTTAGGTGACATTCCGCTGAACATCAATCCTTTTTCCTCCAGTATTTTATGATAGTCTGGATTGACTTCATAGCGGTGCCTGTGCCTTTCAGAAGCTTCATCTGAATTGTAAAGTTTCTGGACAATGCTTCCTTTCTTCAAAACTGCCTTGCAGGCGCCGAGCCTCATTGTAGCTCCTTTCTCTTTTACATTTTTCTGCTCAGGCAAAATATCTATGACTGGATTATTTGTTTTCTCGTCATTCTCGCTTGTGCCTGCATCTTTCAAGCCGCAGACATTTCTTGCAAATTCAATAACTGCTAACTGCAATCCATAGCACAATCCAAGGAAAGGAATGTCATTTTCACGGGCATATTGTATCACTTTTATTTTTCCTTCTGTTCCTCTTGCTCCAAATCCGCCAGGAACAATAACGCCATTAACATCCTTTAAAGCATCTTCAACTTTTACCTTTCCATTTTCTATCTCTGTTGTTTCAATCCATTTCAGTTCAACTTTTGCATTGAGATGCGCCCCTGCGTGCATCAACGCCTCTATAATGCTTGCGTAAGAGTCCATCAATGCAGTGTATTTGCCGCAGATTGCGATCTTGACCTTGTTTTTAGGATTTTTTATATTTGCAACTAATTTTTTCCACTCAACTAAATCATTTATGTTCCTGAGAGCTAATTTTTCTTTTAAAACTTTCAGCAATCCTTCCTTTTCAAAAATAATCGGCAGTTCATAAGTTGTCTCCACTTTCGGGTCTGATATCACTTCCTCTTTCCTTACATTGGAAAACAGGGCAATCTTTTCTTTTATCTTGTCCTGCAAATAATCTTCTGATCTGCCTATCACAATATCCGGCTGTATTCCTCTCTGCTCGAGCATTGAAACGCTCTGCTGCGTTGGCTTGCTTTTCTGCTCTTCCACACCGCCGACAACAGGCACGAATGCAAGATGGACATATAGAATATTTTCCCTGCCAACCATTGACTTTAACTGTCTTGCTGCTTCTATAAAGAGCATATTTTCTATATCGCCGACTGTGCCGCCGATTTCAATAAGCATGATGTCTGCTTTTTCCTCATTTGCAATCTCAAAAAGCCTGTTTTTAATTTCATCTGTAACATGCGGTATCATCTGCACTGTCTTGCCCAGGTAATCTCCTCTTCTTTCGCGGTCAATCACCGCTTTGAAAACCTTTCCAGAAGTCAGGTTCCATTTGAATTTGCAGTTTATATTCAGGAATCTTTCATAATGGCCGAAATCCATGTCAACCTCTCCACCGTCATCAAGAACAAATACTTCGCCATGCTCTATCGGATTCATTGTGCCCGGATCAACATTAAGATAGCCGTCGCACTT from Candidatus Woesearchaeota archaeon encodes the following:
- a CDS encoding L-threonylcarbamoyladenylate synthase — translated: MEIINKDEFKINKEAILRGILNGATFIHPTDTIYGIGCNARHFGAVKKVREAKQRYTRPFSIIAPSKEWIRENCEVSKEAEKWINKLPGPYTLILKLKKKDAVSPNVNSDLDTLGIRIPNHWFSEVAAELNAPIVTTSANVIGKDFMTSLDNLDPEIKVKIDFILYEGEKKGRPSTIIDLTDNEKVIKR
- a CDS encoding Fic family protein, with translation MHVEKRKAGKRIKYFLAHSYREGAKVYKFRKYLGQDIDLLEERKKIAEKLILEEIHKYKIIKDPLQVELSEEEIASIRKLEAQIPLKISHLSEGDWKEFSEIFTYNTNAIEGSRLNQEEVKELLEKDKWPNKSKEDIAEAFGVDESISYIRNTKEHISLELIKKMHKIVFKNSKPFAGKLRKRGEEVVVMGSGGNVVHEGAPQARINHLLRGLAEWYEKNKNRYPGLILGAVVHNQFENIHPFRDGNGRVGRILLNNILIKHNLPPINIDFRNRAEYYASLQAYEKNHDLKPTIELYMKEYNELKKKLGNHKTKKA
- a CDS encoding RtcB family protein, whose protein sequence is MELKKINEFTWQIPKTGNMKVPAIIYASEKLIEKIKQDLTLKQSENVAALKGIQTASYTMPDAHQGYGFPIGGVAAFDMDEGIISPGGVGYDINCLTEDARILTEQGYFKEIREFEHDFIEVENLNSKYALKSKMCQLKVISFDSSQNCFSSKQVNYFMKKKHFGSIVNIKTKLGYAIQLTEEHPILSKSGMIESKLLNQGEQIAINPFEGVEFEKTKEDFILATENEFEKKQREELIKREILPLRLTNSKLPIITKLFGYLLGDGSIYISNGKGRICAFGQKEDLLEVKSDFEKLGFSARIYGRTREHTIETQYGKKIFSAKNYELHVSSIALTNLFFKLGYPKGIKTSTKFLIPSWIVGSPKWMKRLFISALFGAELSSPRTHTKTGFDCPVLSINKIENRVENGREFCIQLMNLLEEFEVKTDKIIERKEYKNKQGVTYRIRLQISSEEDNLIKLWSKIGFSYNRKRDILSKIAILYIKEKKNLAGIRSEIAVKVKDFKKKGLKLKEVQNLLKNEYVNDRFIERHYYENAGQRISLNFISFEEFKRLKLNEFEKYGLFFDFVISVSKVPYEGDVYDLNIDKTHNFVANNIIVSNCGVRLLATDWAEKDIAAKRKELLNEIFKEVPAGVGKSGITKLSKDILMEILKKGARWALEQGYGTKEDLERTEENGCMKAADPGTVSQRALERGMPQLGTLGSGNHFLEIQKVDQIYDIETAKDFGITEKGQITVMIHCGSRGLGHQVASDYIKEMEEKHGIKDLPDRELVNAPINSETGQRYYKAMCCAINYAFANRQMIEHWTRDVFNRIMGSSDGMKQVYDVCHNLAKFERHNVDGKQKLVCVHRKGATRSFGPGREEIPDVYRSIGQPVIIPGSMGTASYLLVGTKKAEEISWGSTAHGAGRVASRSEGLRTLRGEQVAHDLEKKGIEVKATSWKGIAEEAPQMYKDIDEVVRVSHALGIGNMVVRLVPLAVMKG
- a CDS encoding metallophosphoesterase; amino-acid sequence: MEKKTDKKLKILAAGDIHGDMSLAEKLAEQAKRENVDLVILCGDLTMGDRSTTNLIGPFKKRNEKVLLIPGNHETVATADFLAEVYGVKNIHGYSVKYGNVGIFGAGGANIGLFQMDEKEIYDLLKKGFDKIKELSKKIMVTHVHPSGTKMEKFTQFFPGSSGIKRAIEKFHPDILLCSHVHEAEGIEEMVGKTRVINVGKKGKIIEI
- a CDS encoding FTR1 family protein; the protein is MLTSAIITFRETLEVVLVIGIILAYLYEIKRKDYAKFVWFGVISGLVLSVITAFIFKFFIGEFEGKAEQIFEGISMFAAAILLTYMIFWMMKKSHVKEIREKVSKKVEMEHELGLFFLSLVAVLREGVETVIFLGAANFVSKENNLIGALIGIVSALILGYLFFFSIKRINLKLFFNITSILLTLFAAGLIAHGVHEFQEASLLPITIEHVWNTNNIINENGNFGSILKSLFGYNGDPSLLEIISYFGYLVSIVFIYRKNVKAKQL
- a CDS encoding metal-dependent transcriptional regulator, which codes for MNFSKEDYIRAAYHLSEESKGEVRSIDLAKYLNISKASVSEMLSKLSKYKLISVKPYGPLKLTKKGLIEGRQLTYKHRIIELFLSKILGLKLSQVHNEANKIEHALSDLAVKKMSLIMKNPAYCPHGKPIKVRIQC